TCGTTTTCATGTGTTTCATTTTTCATAGTAAATGTGAAAAATTGCCTAATCTAATTGGTCTAGACTTTAATCAGGTTCACATGGAGGCTGAAAGAAAGGCAATGGAGGGAGACGTAAACATGTTGCCTGGTCAAGAAAAAATTACGTATAAAATCGGAAATAAGGTAATTTTGAGAAGTTTGTTTCAATCAGTAACTAGAGGATTGTCCCTATGCCAGCAAAGAAGCCTTTCTGGTCGTAGAATAACTGTGCATTGTTGTCTATTGGTTCCTGATAATTTAATAATTGTAGATGTAATTTCTAATTGGGAGTGAACATAAATACAAACATTAATGCCAGGATTCATGGTGATTTGGTTATAAGTTATAACCTAGTTGTAGAGTTTATATATTAGATATAGCATACACATACGGTAATCTTTATTTCATAAACTTATTGAGTATTGTTTTTGTGAGAAGTTTCCTGAATATGGGTTTAATATGTGGACAGGTGATTTGCTGTTTGGAAGGGGCAAGAATTGGCATACTGTATGAGACATCTTATGCAGGTATGCTGCGAAgtaatttattttcaattagTTAATATTTTCAGTGTCTACTATGGTATCATGTCATTTTTCTATCTGAGATCATTGTTCTGCGGTGTAAAATATTCCATAAGCAAACTGAAGGTAATAGTTGATAAAAGATTGGGGTGTAACAGTTAGATCTACCTCCAATAAGGTTGTAACACATTCATCAAGATGGTTATAGAAAATTACTCTAATTTTGGGAAAAAAATATGTGCTATAAGGTTGTAACACATTCATCACTTGGGCCTTTAGCGGTGGGGATGCTAACTCATCTGCATCTGCAATGACGCAGGAGAACCTTGTGACCTATACCATTGTGTGCTTGAGAGCAAGTCATTTCTTGAGAAGATGACAGTCCTCGAACACACCATTCCGTACTTCTTGCCAATACGAGAAGCAGAAAATGATCTTCTTTCCTCCAATGCTATGGTATGATTGGGTTTGTGCATTAGCCTTGCTGACTCAATATTGTGCCCCTGGTCTGATTATTTGTCGTTGATGATGTGCTTTCAGAAATTTATAGATTACATTGGAGAGATGTTACAGGCTTATGTGGACAGAAGGGAACAGGTATGCTGTTGGCTTATGTAAACTAAAATTTGTAATTATTAGAATATGCAAAAATAGTTAGTTAGAGGAGGGTGAAGGGTGGGTTTCCCTGCCTTGTTGCCAAATATTGAAGAGATAAACATATGCTGGATGAGATGTGCAAATTAGAGACGTGGGATTGAGGGGTGGGTGGGTTGGACACTATAGCTTTGTTCCATTACAcctatttatttaattgtttactACTCTTAACTTCACTGATTGTCATGCAGGTTAGGCTTGTCAAGGAGTTATATGGGAATCAGATCAAAGAAATTCATTTTACCCTTCCCTACAGCTTAATCGTCTTTTcaaaacttgattttgattGGTTGGTGCTTTGTTCCCCTGCATTATACTGTGTATTTGGATTTTGAAGCATcaatgaaataatatcttgagaggtcgcacttggtgcgatggcaagtgccttcgcccatgagcggtaggtctcgggttcgagacttgggagcagcctctccataaatgggggtaaggctagccgacattcacctctcccagaccctgcgtaaagcgggagccttgtgcactgggtacgaccttttaatgaaataatatcttgatgTGCTAAACACATTCGTAATGATATGTCAGTGTATTCATATTCCTTGCCAGTCCCTTTTAGAGTACTTGTATGAGCTGGGTAATTTGTTACTGACGCATCTGAGTTAACATATCTTGGTCTGTCTGGCACTTAATATAGCTCTGTCTTGAGGAGGACAATGATAAATTTGTTCACTTCTATGTATTCTTTTGACAAGACAAAAGTAGTTGATGGTAGCTTTTGCTTTATATATCCATTATCCCATGACATAATCGAATCAATTATTAGTTTACGTGTGGTTGAGTGCCATCTTGGTAGCAGGCATGGTTATGTATACATCATCGCGAGTAAATGTGTTTCCATCATCCTGAAGAATGTGATTTTCTGTTTGCAGCAAGGTGGTTGTGAAGCTTAAATATGCAGAGCTTGTTTCTGTGCTTCCAACTCATGTCAGTGTGGTAGCATGGCCAGTGTGTCAACCCAGAAAAAGCAGTCTAAATATATCATCCATGAACAAAAAGGAAAACGGAACATTGGAAGGTCCAACCACCCTCTTCTATGCAGAGGATGCTTTGCGAACTAAGAGCTTACCCGAAGGTATTCTTTCTGGTTGATGACTTTTTCACTTGCTTACTGCTCTGCCAATATAAATGATGTTTAAAATTTCGATGAACATTTCCCTCAACCCTACCTGATGATACTTGGCAAGCTCTGATAAAGTTTTTGGTCTTGGATTACatttgaaatataaaaaaacaaactcGCTGCAACTTGGTTGCTAATGGCAGTAAAGTGCTAATTTTCTATGGAAACTTACAAACAAGATTTATGGATCGTAGACAATTTACCGAACAGTTCATGTGCATGCTTTGTGAGCATCTACATTTTCTTATTGTTACTTTTTCGTATTTGTTTTGTGATCCCACTCCAGCATACGCAGAAATAGTGTTGAATTTGCCCCAAACTCTTCGGGAAATATGCGAGGGGAACTCTTCGTAATGCTACACCAGTCGGAACATCTGGATTTGTACAAAGCCATAGCCAAAAGTGGTGCAGGAATAGCTATGGTTGTTTAGCAGTAGAGTACAATAGGAACATATTCGATTTCGGCAATTTGTATATTTGAGTTTCACCTGCTCATTCCCACTGGAATTCTGTATCTTGCTGCCTTGATCTATCTAAATTGTGTCATCGTTTTAGTTCACGCCATTTTAGACTTTGACAGCTTCTTACATTCTAATTGACTTCCGCTTTGCCTATAATATCCTCGTCGTCTCACCACCCAGCGCATTCTCATGAACTGCTCAACAGTGCCAGTACTGAGACACCGGGCAAACATTTCAATGAATCAACTTTTATACAAATGATAGGAGTTTGCTAAAATTTCAGTGAAGCATCGTAGAGTTGGAGCAATCTCCTCCGCTACAAGGACGATTACAGAGAGAGGGGAAGATTGGCCCGAGATTCCTCACATCCCCTTCAGGCACCCTGTTTTTCAAGGGGTTTGCTTCTGAAACTCCTAAGCAGGTTCATAGAGGCCTAGCATGTGCCCGTCAATACATCGCATGGCTGCAACCTGTAATGTAATCGTATTAAAATCTCAGCATCCAGGGTACCGACTAGCGATGATAGAAGAATAAATGATCGCAATGGTTTCGTTCAGAAATTTAGTCATCACCTTGCCGTGAACTTCATATTTGATAGGGCCATCGAGTTCAGCTCCCAACGCCATCAACTTGGTCACCGTTTGATTAATGTCTGGCACCGTGAAGGACAAAAATGAAGAGTTTCCGCTCTGCATCACATGATCCCTGTCAAACATTCATCATTAGCAGATGCCATTTCCTTCCAAACGCAAAGCTCAAATCCAATTACTGTGCCACATTACCAAAACTAGCATGAAccataaaataaatacaaaattaaaaaaaaaaaaaaaaaaaaaaaaaaaaccaagaaattttgatgttttacGTTGAGTTGGGTCTCTTTCAACTATACCCTTTTTACGAAAAACACGAACGAACGGTAACATTTGCGGCAAAGAACGTGTAAGCATCTGGTTTAGACAAATCATCAAACACCTGGTGTGCATCGAGCACCCAGTCTCGGAGAAGGGAGAGAGCGAATTTACTTGGGGGATTGCATGAGGGAAAGCTTGAGCGGGCCGGACTGGAGCTCCGCCCATCGAAGAGTGCAGACATTGACGGTGAAGTCCAACCCTTCGGCGTAAAACCGAGCGGCTTTTGGCACGTCCTTGTGCAGCTGCAGTAGCCACCTAAACGACGCCGCTGCCATTTTTCCCTCGCTTTCTAGGCTGTGTGCTGACCGAGGGAAACTGACTCAGTGTCACTGGTTGTCGTTGTCTTGACTGACACAAACGGCACGCCGCTTTGAGGGTCCCAATGTCAGATTAGGGCTAAAATTAGATGGGTGATTAACATATTATGAATGAGCCCGAATCTATATAGGTATAGCTAGACTTGAAATTTTGGACCCGACCTGTTAGTCCTACCCGACCCGATatgttaatattagtatttgagTAAATACTTAATGGATCGGGTCGCTAacagatgaacccgttaaataatgagtcactttgggtcaacccgttagcacCATTTAGTTGATAatgttttagtaatttttgCAAAGtcttaacaataaaaaataaactctataaaaaaaaaaattgttaatggGTCACCCGTTAAATAATTGTTAAtggatgacccgttaacttaacgggtcagATTGAACCCGATCCAAACCTGATAAACCCAACTCGTTTACAGGTCTAGGTATAGCTCAGCTTATAGTGGTCTCCCCTCTAAACTATCGAATTTAAATCTCATCTCTAAACTATTGAGATAATTCTTGATATACAATAATTTTCTTTGTCTGAACGTTAATGTTTTGAATTTCATCTAACTTCCATGGCCGATCAACCGACTCGTTATACTTTAAGATCAAGTTGCGCCTTATCTTCGCTCGACTCctattttcataaattttcttttccaatttttGACCTAATTCTAGACATGATTGCTTCTTTTAGGGTATTAAGAGATTCTACAAACTTATGTTTCATGTTTGAACTTTCAAAAGTGTTGGatgattgtatctttaaatcTAAGTGAGAAATCAGTATCAATCTAAATATCAGACATTAACgtatgaataagaaataaactGCTTCGATATACCTATTAAAACTTTGTCTATATTTGTTTTGGCATCTCCTCTCCTCTTTTTGAAACTATGACAagtttttttccctttctatGTAAGAAATGTGAGAAATTTATTAGATATGATATGCCCATGACGCAATTGTCAGCAAATAGCATTTGGCAAGACATAGAAGGTTGCTTTTTTGCTTTGATTCAGCAATATTACTTATTGAACCATGTGGGCTGCCCTATATTCAAACAAAGATAATATTCCATtgtaactaatattttattttctgggtTATCCACGTGGCAATGTTTGAAGGTTGCTATTGTGGAAACGAGCAATTTTTGTTCTATTCATACGATCACGTAGTTTTATTATTTCACTCAAATTATaacacataaattttttttttttattaatatactcAAGAAGTATGGCATATCAACATTATTGTCTATTTTTATTACaatacataaaataatataCTATGTGACTTGTATTCTTATACCCATAAACAATTTCACTCTACAAAAAAGCAATACAACATTTCTCACTACGATTTTAATTGTTGGGTAAATCTTGTTGTAAAACTAACTattgggggagagagagagagtggccGGCTATAGAAGAcagatatattatttttttggtgaagaTAGAAGAGAGATTTGATGGGTAAATCTTGTTGCAAAACTAACTACtcggagagatagagagagtggTCGGCtagagaggagagaaagagagaacggCTTGAGGAATTTTGGATGTAATTGTTTATGctttgtatgtttatttatactaattatgataaattttacttacctacaaataatacccaaaaaaaaaaaaaaaatcttctaaATCCGATAGAATTCCTTCTAGTTTATAGAATTACACCAGTTATAAACCATTCTTTATAACCTACtttaaagctttatttttataatctttATACACATCATTTGTTGTTCCTCAAGGACCACACGACAACAGGAATGAGAGACAGCAAATTTGGATTTAGCATGTCTTCTTTAGAGCAGTTATGGCCTTTTATGCATTTTTCTGAGTACTATCTGCTTGTCATGTGCCAAATAGCACATAGATTGGACAATGACACTCCCACAATACCCAATTACTTTACTTTAATATTTCACAATACGACAGCTTATGGAACAAAAACTTTAATAAGGCAGTATGATTATTTAAATGGTCATATAATCTCACAAAAGAACGGATTTTACTTTATTTAGGTACCATCCCAGCATACCTAAGTATAACTTTCAATGTGCATGAACTCTTTATATGTAAAAGTGATTGCCATACTGACTATCCCACCACCAAAGCTTAGTTATTCCGAGagatattttctctcttcctatAGCACTCAGTTACATGATCATCACCACTTGATCTTCTTGAGGACTATAAGAAAATTACAATATATAATATAGAACAATATGTACGGTTGTATGGAAGAATCTAAAATTGAAAACCCTAAACATCCAAAAATCCAGACATCTTTATCAGCATGCCAGCGTGCTTGCCATTTTGTCACATcattt
Above is a window of Malus sylvestris chromosome 15, drMalSylv7.2, whole genome shotgun sequence DNA encoding:
- the LOC126604312 gene encoding uncharacterized protein LOC126604312 isoform X1: MDYSDDAEEHFRRRPRKMAYLGDPSRRQFESLSGRSYAPGEMGYMQEEDISLDAIRARWTNVLKRHSELAERLSRDADKIIYERLQKEFEAARAIQTQETYLDGEQWNDGLLATIRERVHMEAERKAMEGDVNMLPGQEKITYKIGNKVICCLEGARIGILYETSYAGEPCDLYHCVLESKSFLEKMTVLEHTIPYFLPIREAENDLLSSNAMKFIDYIGEMLQAYVDRREQVRLVKELYGNQIKEIHFTLPYSLIVFSKLDFDCKVVVKLKYAELVSVLPTHVSVVAWPVCQPRKSSLNISSMNKKENGTLEGPTTLFYAEDALRTKSLPEAYAEIVLNLPQTLREICEGNSS
- the LOC126604312 gene encoding uncharacterized protein LOC126604312 isoform X2 translates to MDYSDDAEEHFRRRPRKMAYLGDPSRRFESLSGRSYAPGEMGYMQEEDISLDAIRARWTNVLKRHSELAERLSRDADKIIYERLQKEFEAARAIQTQETYLDGEQWNDGLLATIRERVHMEAERKAMEGDVNMLPGQEKITYKIGNKVICCLEGARIGILYETSYAGEPCDLYHCVLESKSFLEKMTVLEHTIPYFLPIREAENDLLSSNAMKFIDYIGEMLQAYVDRREQVRLVKELYGNQIKEIHFTLPYSLIVFSKLDFDCKVVVKLKYAELVSVLPTHVSVVAWPVCQPRKSSLNISSMNKKENGTLEGPTTLFYAEDALRTKSLPEAYAEIVLNLPQTLREICEGNSS
- the LOC126604312 gene encoding uncharacterized protein LOC126604312 isoform X4; amino-acid sequence: MDYSDDAEEHFRRRPRKMAYLGDPSRRQFESLSGRSYAPGEMGYMQEEDISLDAIRARWTNVLKRHSELAERLSRDADKIIYERLQKEFEAARAIQTQETYLDGEQWNDGLLATIRERVHMEAERKAMEGDVNMLPGQEKITYKIGNKVICCLEGARIGILYETSYAGEPCDLYHCVLESKSFLEKMTVLEHTIPYFLPIREAENDLLSSNAMKFIDYIGEMLQAYVDRREQVRLVKELYGNQIKEIHFTLPYSLIVFSKLDFDWLVLCSPALYCVFGF
- the LOC126604313 gene encoding uncharacterized protein LOC126604313, which encodes MAAASFRWLLQLHKDVPKAARFYAEGLDFTVNVCTLRWAELQSGPLKLSLMQSPKDHVMQSGNSSFLSFTVPDINQTVTKLMALGAELDGPIKYEVHGKVAAMRCIDGHMLGLYEPA
- the LOC126604312 gene encoding uncharacterized protein LOC126604312 isoform X3: MDYSDDAEEHFRRRPRKMAYLGDPSRRQFESLSGRSYAPGEMGYMQEEDISLDAIRARWTNVLKRHSELAERLSRDADKIIYERLQKEFEAARAIQTQETYLDGEQWNDGLLATIRERVHMEAERKAMEGDVNMLPGQEKITYKIGNKVICCLEGARIGILYETSYAGEPCDLYHCVLESKSFLEKMTVLEHTIPYFLPIREAENDLLSSNAMKFIDYIGEMLQAYVDRREQVRLVKELYGNQIKEIHFTLPYSLIVFSKLDFDCKVVVKLKYAELVSVLPTHVSVVAWPVCQPRKSSLNISSMNKKENGTLEGPTTLFYAEDALRTKSLPEEIVLNLPQTLREICEGNSS